The following are from one region of the Streptomyces decoyicus genome:
- a CDS encoding prepilin peptidase, with protein MLMVLAAVYGAAAGLLIPRPAHRMAVEPEEEWRAVCPEGHAITGVARGWLGRGRCPDCGAYGPGVLPTAAATALACAALAAATGPRPELVAWLVMAPVAVLLVTVDWRVRRLPDELTLPLAVVAAALLGLGGWLTGESGAWRRALLGGLLLGAGYLLLYAVNPRGIGLGDVKLAVGLGIALGWYGWRTLVTGGAAGVLLGALYGAGLMLVRPGARKTAMPLGPFMILGAFCGLLLGAAAAV; from the coding sequence ATGCTGATGGTTCTCGCCGCCGTCTACGGAGCAGCGGCCGGGCTGCTCATACCGCGGCCCGCCCACCGGATGGCCGTCGAGCCCGAGGAGGAGTGGCGCGCGGTCTGCCCCGAGGGGCACGCGATCACCGGAGTGGCGCGGGGCTGGCTGGGGCGGGGGCGTTGCCCGGACTGCGGGGCGTACGGGCCGGGTGTGCTGCCGACGGCCGCGGCCACCGCGCTGGCCTGTGCGGCCCTGGCGGCGGCCACCGGGCCGCGGCCGGAACTCGTCGCCTGGCTGGTGATGGCACCGGTCGCGGTGCTGCTGGTGACCGTCGACTGGCGGGTCCGGCGCCTCCCGGACGAGCTGACGCTGCCGCTCGCCGTGGTGGCGGCGGCGCTGCTGGGGCTCGGCGGCTGGCTCACGGGGGAGAGCGGGGCATGGCGGCGGGCCCTGCTGGGCGGCCTGCTCCTCGGCGCGGGCTACCTCCTGCTCTACGCCGTCAACCCGCGGGGGATCGGCCTGGGCGACGTCAAGCTGGCGGTCGGGCTCGGGATCGCCCTCGGGTGGTACGGCTGGCGGACCCTCGTCACCGGCGGCGCGGCGGGGGTGCTGCTGGGCGCGCTCTACGGTGCGGGGCTGATGCTCGTCCGGCCCGGCGCGCGGAAGACGGCCATGCCGCTCGGGCCCTTCATGATCCTCGGCGCCTTCTGCGGGCTGCTCCTGGGCGCCGCCGCGGCCGTCTGA
- a CDS encoding Cmx/CmrA family chloramphenicol efflux MFS transporter, protein MPLAIYLLGLGIFAQGTSEFMLSGLLPDIATDLGVSIPDAGLLVSAFAVGMVLGAPVLAVATLRVPRRTALVAFQLVFVAGHVAGALAPGYGVLFATRIVSALAYAGFWAVAAATAVSLVPPGAKGKALSVVAMGLTLATIVGVPAGTVLSQHAGWRAAFWGVAALTVLSALSLRAVLPGGHGADGELLSVRSEMRGLARPALWVSYLVTTLTFGAAVVTFSYLAPLLTEVSGLPAQWVPVVLALYGVGGLAGVSLGGRIADAVPLRTLFLGVGALTVTSAALALTAGGLGTTIALVFVLGFTAFVVNPVVQSRVFRLAPGAPMLAGALNTSAFNVGITLTPMLGGLAIDAGLGFTSVAWVGAGTGVLALAATGWAAALERRKGRDEAPAVERPAYATV, encoded by the coding sequence ATGCCACTTGCGATCTACCTCCTGGGCCTGGGCATCTTCGCCCAGGGCACCTCGGAGTTCATGCTCTCCGGCCTCCTCCCCGACATCGCCACCGATCTCGGCGTCTCCATCCCCGACGCCGGCCTGCTGGTCTCCGCCTTCGCCGTCGGCATGGTCCTCGGCGCACCCGTGCTGGCCGTGGCCACGCTGCGGGTGCCGCGCCGTACCGCCCTGGTCGCCTTCCAACTCGTCTTCGTCGCCGGGCATGTGGCCGGTGCGCTCGCACCGGGGTACGGGGTGCTGTTCGCGACCCGCATCGTCAGCGCCCTCGCCTACGCCGGGTTCTGGGCGGTGGCCGCGGCGACGGCGGTGAGCCTGGTGCCGCCGGGCGCCAAGGGGAAGGCGCTGTCCGTGGTCGCCATGGGGCTCACCCTCGCCACCATCGTGGGCGTGCCGGCCGGTACGGTCCTCAGCCAGCACGCGGGCTGGCGTGCGGCGTTCTGGGGCGTCGCCGCGCTCACCGTGCTCAGCGCGCTCTCGCTGCGGGCCGTGCTGCCCGGGGGACACGGCGCCGACGGTGAACTTCTCTCCGTACGAAGCGAGATGAGGGGGCTGGCCCGGCCGGCGCTGTGGGTGTCCTACCTCGTCACCACGCTGACCTTCGGCGCGGCGGTCGTCACCTTCAGCTATCTCGCCCCGCTGCTGACCGAGGTGAGCGGCCTGCCCGCGCAGTGGGTGCCGGTGGTGCTCGCCCTGTACGGGGTCGGCGGACTGGCCGGGGTGTCGCTCGGCGGGCGGATCGCCGACGCGGTGCCGCTGCGGACCCTGTTCCTCGGCGTCGGAGCGCTCACCGTCACCTCCGCTGCCCTCGCGCTGACGGCGGGTGGCCTCGGCACCACCATCGCCCTGGTCTTCGTCCTCGGATTCACCGCATTCGTCGTCAACCCGGTGGTGCAGTCACGGGTGTTCCGCCTCGCGCCCGGGGCGCCGATGCTGGCCGGTGCCCTGAACACCTCGGCCTTCAATGTCGGGATCACCCTCACCCCGATGCTGGGCGGTCTGGCCATCGACGCGGGCCTCGGATTCACCTCGGTGGCCTGGGTCGGTGCCGGCACCGGCGTGCTCGCCCTGGCGGCCACGGGGTGGGCGGCGGCACTGGAGCGGCGGAAGGGGCGGGACGAGGCGCCCGCCGTCGAACGCCCCGCGTACGCCACTGTGTAG
- a CDS encoding isoprenyl transferase encodes MRIPYPPALRNLAYRLYARRVEGRLDHTQVPKHVGVILDGNRRWARADGRTTEQGHQAGAAKISELLGWCEETDVEVVTLWLLSTDNLDRPEAELKPLLGIIENTVRDLAADGRWRVHHVGNRDLLPTATQQVLKESEQATRDNTGVMVNVAIGYGGRQEIADAVRSLLLDHAERGTSFEELAEIVDIDLISEHLYTRGQPDPDLVIRTSGEQRLSGFMLWQSAHSEYYFCEVFWPAFRKVDFLRALRDYAARHRRYGF; translated from the coding sequence ATGCGCATCCCGTATCCGCCTGCACTGCGCAATCTGGCCTATCGGCTGTACGCGCGCAGGGTGGAGGGTCGCCTGGATCACACCCAGGTGCCCAAGCACGTCGGCGTCATCCTGGACGGCAACCGGCGCTGGGCGCGGGCCGACGGGCGGACGACAGAGCAGGGCCACCAGGCCGGTGCGGCCAAGATCAGTGAGCTGCTCGGCTGGTGCGAGGAGACCGATGTCGAGGTGGTCACGCTCTGGCTGCTGTCGACGGACAACCTGGACCGGCCCGAGGCCGAGCTGAAGCCGCTGCTGGGCATCATCGAGAACACCGTCCGGGACCTGGCCGCCGACGGCCGCTGGCGGGTCCACCACGTGGGCAACCGCGATCTGCTGCCCACCGCCACCCAGCAGGTGCTCAAGGAGTCCGAGCAGGCCACCCGCGACAACACCGGCGTCATGGTGAATGTCGCGATCGGCTACGGCGGCCGCCAGGAGATCGCCGACGCGGTGCGCTCGCTGCTGCTGGACCACGCCGAGCGCGGCACCTCCTTCGAGGAGCTCGCCGAGATCGTCGACATCGACCTGATCTCCGAGCACCTCTACACCCGCGGCCAGCCCGACCCGGACCTGGTGATCCGGACGAGCGGCGAGCAGCGGCTGTCGGGCTTCATGCTGTGGCAGAGCGCCCATTCGGAGTACTACTTCTGTGAAGTCTTCTGGCCGGCGTTCCGGAAGGTCGACTTCCTGCGTGCCCTGCGCGACTACGCCGCCCGGCACCGGCGCTACGGCTTCTAG
- the mgrA gene encoding L-glyceraldehyde 3-phosphate reductase: MTGTDYRAADSRFDSMTYRRTGRSGLKLPAISLGLWHNFGDDRTLSSQRDILRRAFDLGVTHFDLANNYGPPPGSAELNFGKIFAQDFRGYRDEMILSTKAGYLMHPGPYGEWGSRKYLLSSLDASLKRMGVDYVDIFYSHRFDPETPLEETMGALASAVRQGKALYAGVSSYNAEQTREAAGILRAMGVPALIHQPSYSMINRWTEDDLLLDTLEAEGMGCISFAPLAQGMLTDKYLHGIPEGSRASLGKSLDPGLLSDEVVRRLRGLNDIAARRGQSLAQLALGWVLRDARMTSALIGASSVAQLEANIAALDAPAITDAELTEIDEFAKTTDGVNIWARR, translated from the coding sequence ATGACTGGCACCGACTACCGCGCAGCGGATTCCCGCTTCGACTCGATGACGTACCGTCGAACGGGTCGCAGTGGACTCAAACTCCCCGCTATCTCCCTTGGACTCTGGCACAACTTCGGTGATGACCGCACCCTGAGCTCCCAGCGGGACATCCTGCGCCGCGCCTTCGACCTGGGTGTGACCCACTTCGATCTGGCCAACAACTACGGCCCGCCCCCCGGGTCCGCCGAGCTGAACTTCGGAAAGATCTTCGCGCAGGACTTCCGCGGCTACCGCGACGAGATGATTCTGTCGACGAAGGCCGGATATCTGATGCACCCCGGCCCCTACGGCGAATGGGGTTCTCGGAAATATCTCCTCTCGTCGTTGGATGCCTCACTGAAGCGGATGGGTGTCGATTACGTCGATATCTTCTACTCGCACCGTTTCGATCCCGAGACCCCGCTCGAGGAGACGATGGGCGCCCTGGCCTCCGCCGTCCGGCAGGGCAAGGCGCTGTATGCCGGGGTTTCCTCCTACAACGCCGAGCAGACCCGTGAGGCGGCCGGAATCCTGCGCGCCATGGGTGTCCCCGCGCTGATCCACCAGCCCTCGTACTCGATGATCAACCGCTGGACCGAGGACGATCTGCTGCTGGACACCCTCGAAGCCGAGGGCATGGGCTGCATCTCTTTTGCGCCACTTGCGCAGGGCATGCTCACGGACAAGTACCTGCACGGGATCCCCGAGGGCTCGCGCGCCTCGCTGGGCAAGTCCCTGGACCCGGGCCTGCTGTCCGACGAGGTCGTACGCCGCCTCCGCGGCCTGAACGACATCGCCGCCCGCCGCGGCCAGTCGCTGGCCCAGCTCGCCCTGGGCTGGGTGCTGCGCGACGCGCGGATGACCTCCGCCCTGATCGGCGCCAGCAGCGTCGCCCAGCTGGAGGCCAACATCGCCGCCCTCGATGCGCCCGCGATCACGGACGCCGAGCTCACCGAGATCGACGAGTTCGCGAAGACGACGGACGGCGTGAACATCTGGGCGCGGCGCTAG
- a CDS encoding PhoH family protein produces the protein MVNIKQRREHDRRTYVLDTSVLLADPGAMARFDEHEVVLPVVVVTELEAKRHHPELGYFARQALRLLDEYRVQFGRLDSPIPIGDLGGSLRVELNHSDPGILPAGFRLGDNDSRILAVARNLQAEGYDVTVVSKDLPLRIKASSVGLLAEEYRAELAITDSGWTGMAELTLSAEQIDGLFAAETAHVPEVSELPVHTGLVLQSERGKALGRVTADGAVRLVRGDREVFGIHGRSAEQRIALDLLLDPDVGIVSMGGRAGTGKSALALCAGLEAVLERRQHRKVMVFRPLYAVGGQELGYLPGSEAEKMSPWAQAVFDTLSAVTTKDVIEEVVGRGMLEVLPLTHIRGRSLHDAFVIVDEAQSLERNVLLTVLSRIGANSRVVLTHDVAQRDNLRVGRYDGVVAVVEKLKGHPLFAHVTLNRSERSPIAALVTEMLEEGRI, from the coding sequence GTGGTGAACATCAAGCAGCGCCGTGAGCACGACCGGCGCACTTATGTACTCGACACCAGTGTCCTGCTGGCGGATCCAGGAGCCATGGCCCGCTTCGACGAGCACGAAGTCGTGCTGCCGGTCGTGGTGGTCACGGAACTGGAGGCCAAACGGCACCACCCCGAGCTCGGCTACTTCGCGCGGCAGGCGCTGCGCCTGCTGGACGAGTACCGGGTGCAGTTCGGGCGGCTGGACTCGCCCATCCCCATCGGGGATCTCGGCGGGTCGCTCCGGGTCGAACTGAACCACTCCGACCCCGGGATCCTGCCCGCCGGCTTCCGGCTCGGCGACAACGACTCGCGGATCCTCGCGGTGGCGCGCAATCTCCAGGCCGAGGGGTACGACGTCACGGTCGTCTCCAAGGATCTGCCGCTGCGCATCAAGGCGTCCTCGGTCGGGCTGCTGGCCGAGGAGTACCGCGCCGAGCTGGCGATCACCGATTCCGGCTGGACGGGGATGGCCGAGCTGACCCTCTCCGCCGAACAGATCGACGGCCTGTTCGCCGCCGAGACCGCGCACGTACCGGAAGTCTCCGAACTTCCGGTGCATACCGGACTCGTACTCCAGTCCGAGCGCGGCAAGGCGCTGGGCCGGGTCACCGCGGACGGTGCGGTCCGGCTGGTGCGGGGCGACCGGGAGGTCTTCGGGATCCACGGCCGCAGCGCCGAACAGCGGATCGCGCTGGATCTGCTGCTCGACCCGGACGTCGGCATCGTCTCGATGGGCGGCCGGGCCGGTACGGGCAAGTCGGCGCTGGCGCTGTGTGCGGGCCTGGAGGCCGTATTGGAGCGCCGGCAGCACCGCAAGGTGATGGTGTTCCGCCCGCTGTATGCCGTCGGCGGGCAGGAGCTGGGCTATCTGCCGGGCAGCGAGGCGGAGAAGATGAGCCCCTGGGCTCAGGCCGTCTTCGACACGCTGTCCGCGGTGACCACCAAGGACGTCATCGAAGAGGTGGTGGGGCGCGGCATGTTGGAGGTGCTGCCGCTGACCCATATCCGCGGGCGGTCGCTGCACGACGCGTTCGTCATCGTGGACGAGGCCCAGTCGCTGGAGCGGAACGTCCTTTTGACGGTTCTGTCCCGTATCGGCGCCAACTCCCGGGTGGTGCTGACGCATGACGTCGCGCAGCGCGACAACCTCCGGGTCGGGCGGTACGACGGCGTGGTCGCGGTCGTCGAGAAGCTGAAGGGGCATCCGCTGTTCGCCCACGTCACGCTGAACCGCTCCGAGCGTTCGCCGATCGCGGCGCTGGTGACCGAAATGCTGGAGGAAGGCCGGATCTGA
- a CDS encoding DUF192 domain-containing protein produces the protein MARWENGPGVLYGADAGIPVEIAASYRARTRGLLGREGIEGALLLTPANSVHTFRMRFAIDVAYLSRDFTVLAVRTMRPGRLGLPRLRARHVLEAEAGAMARWGLRPGLRLGVGPAR, from the coding sequence ATGGCGCGTTGGGAGAACGGCCCGGGGGTCCTGTACGGGGCGGATGCCGGTATTCCGGTGGAGATCGCGGCGTCCTACCGCGCCCGCACCCGCGGGTTGCTGGGCCGCGAGGGCATCGAGGGGGCGCTGTTGCTGACCCCGGCGAACAGTGTGCACACGTTCCGGATGCGGTTCGCGATCGATGTCGCCTATCTGAGCCGGGACTTCACGGTGCTGGCCGTACGCACCATGCGTCCGGGGCGGCTGGGGCTCCCCCGCCTGCGCGCCCGGCACGTCCTGGAGGCGGAGGCCGGCGCGATGGCGCGCTGGGGCCTGCGCCCCGGCCTCCGCCTCGGTGTCGGACCCGCCCGCTGA